Proteins encoded within one genomic window of Gloeobacter kilaueensis JS1:
- a CDS encoding immunity 49 family protein → MLVPHHAAKLDNLPALLEQSQQRLQAARQALEADKQNTLESIYSASLAIAGCLALLKPDAQELFYALDTAAMAMTDILRLAKQPAGAVKLFVYVSNNETRLPTTGPTTLTNARNWIEAFCLAVVARRDMQMETLLDYPEEILEQSSTASPQYALLSVKALRSFALRQPMQSRRGQLALQAVEQTAAESNQDALRLRRSEVHLLAALLARDSAGFNAALLRHLEIHKDYWGAAGRRENPRGWLSVFGLGLATIFFKAGEQVKVESPYLPMSAITAKFSG, encoded by the coding sequence ATGCTTGTTCCTCATCATGCTGCTAAACTAGACAACCTTCCGGCCCTGCTAGAACAGTCTCAGCAGCGGCTGCAGGCTGCCAGGCAAGCACTCGAAGCTGACAAACAGAACACTCTTGAGAGCATCTACAGCGCTTCTCTTGCTATCGCCGGCTGTCTTGCTCTGCTCAAACCCGATGCTCAAGAACTGTTCTACGCCCTGGACACGGCGGCAATGGCCATGACTGACATCTTGCGCCTCGCCAAGCAACCCGCAGGAGCCGTCAAGCTCTTTGTGTACGTCTCCAACAACGAAACACGGCTACCGACAACCGGACCAACCACTCTCACCAACGCCCGCAACTGGATCGAGGCGTTTTGTCTGGCGGTAGTGGCGCGGCGGGACATGCAGATGGAGACGTTGCTCGATTATCCAGAGGAGATACTAGAGCAATCGAGTACAGCCAGTCCCCAGTATGCGCTCTTGAGTGTCAAAGCTCTGCGCAGTTTTGCTTTACGTCAGCCGATGCAATCTAGAAGAGGGCAATTGGCCTTGCAGGCAGTAGAGCAGACAGCAGCCGAATCGAACCAGGATGCTCTGCGTCTTAGAAGAAGTGAAGTGCATCTGTTGGCAGCTTTGCTGGCACGGGACAGTGCTGGTTTTAACGCGGCATTGTTGCGGCATTTAGAGATTCACAAGGACTACTGGGGCGCGGCGGGTCGTCGGGAGAACCCGCGCGGCTGGTTGTCGGTGTTCGGGCTTGGGCTGGCGACGATCTTTTTCAAGGCGGGCGAGCAGGTGAAGGTCGAGTCGCCCTATCTGCCGATGTCGGCGATAACTGCCAAGTTTAGTGGTTAG
- a CDS encoding immunity 49 family protein, whose protein sequence is MAVIARNDLNIEFVRKQALRTKRLMESMLVSSKQNPNALETLLFSAQAYAGYTAVLEPESPEICAALRLGVQAAVALFVLATTAETELTVTLGDGPPVTLPTTGPNSYTDGGTWCLGFYLAVICRNLDALDTLCRIPLSVLRQSSTQVDEFFYSYICALQSYWQGKSKDAAQHLTAAIKTAKPDKIQCFDEDYLYLIGVSQIDVLYNLISKDQQGFDKALTKALEYHYKFWTTDDDGRLNATAFLAYNYLALAGLAYEQGMSVTVESDYLPLSLVRGKCAVSV, encoded by the coding sequence ATGGCGGTAATAGCTCGCAATGATTTGAACATTGAGTTTGTTCGCAAACAAGCATTAAGAACCAAGCGACTCATGGAATCTATGCTTGTAAGTTCTAAACAGAATCCTAATGCACTTGAGACACTGTTGTTCTCAGCACAAGCATACGCCGGTTACACAGCCGTACTCGAACCAGAATCACCTGAGATTTGTGCTGCACTCCGCCTTGGTGTGCAAGCGGCAGTTGCTTTGTTCGTACTAGCTACTACTGCTGAGACTGAACTGACCGTTACTCTTGGTGATGGACCACCAGTAACATTGCCTACTACTGGACCTAACTCTTACACGGACGGGGGTACTTGGTGTTTAGGCTTCTATCTCGCTGTCATCTGCCGTAACCTGGATGCTCTCGATACTCTCTGCCGCATCCCTCTGTCTGTTCTTCGCCAATCCAGTACCCAAGTGGACGAGTTCTTTTACAGCTACATTTGTGCTTTGCAAAGCTACTGGCAAGGCAAAAGCAAAGATGCTGCTCAACATCTTACTGCTGCTATCAAAACGGCCAAACCAGACAAGATTCAGTGTTTTGATGAAGACTATCTGTACTTGATTGGTGTCTCTCAAATAGATGTGCTCTACAACCTCATCTCCAAAGACCAGCAAGGCTTCGACAAAGCCCTGACAAAAGCGTTGGAATACCATTACAAGTTCTGGACAACGGATGACGATGGGCGACTGAACGCGACAGCTTTCCTGGCCTATAACTACCTTGCTCTTGCTGGTCTTGCTTATGAGCAAGGCATGAGCGTCACGGTCGAGTCTGACTATCTGCCGCTGTCGCTTGTACGCGGTAAGTGTGCTGTCTCTGTCTGA
- a CDS encoding recombinase family protein — translation MLIGYARVSTDDQDLNLQRDALRQAGCKRIYEDQASGAQAARPGLERVLEVIRAGDALVVWRLDRLGRSLKDLIALVELLEGRGVGLVSLHESISTASSSGKLVFHLFAALAEFERNLIRERTQAGLSAARARGRKGGRPKALDPAKRRLAVKLYDERQLTIVEICRMLGISKPTLYSYLAEGQTATAGGG, via the coding sequence ATGCTCATTGGCTACGCGCGCGTTTCCACCGACGACCAGGATCTGAATCTGCAGCGCGATGCTCTCAGGCAGGCTGGGTGCAAAAGAATCTACGAGGACCAAGCCAGTGGAGCACAGGCGGCCAGGCCGGGGCTAGAAAGAGTTCTGGAGGTTATCCGCGCTGGCGACGCATTAGTGGTTTGGCGGCTCGACAGGTTAGGCCGTTCGCTCAAAGATCTTATCGCCCTGGTGGAACTGCTGGAGGGACGCGGTGTCGGTCTGGTGAGTCTGCACGAATCCATCTCAACTGCTTCGAGTAGCGGCAAGCTTGTCTTCCACCTGTTCGCTGCCCTGGCCGAGTTCGAGCGCAACCTTATCCGCGAACGTACCCAAGCTGGGCTGAGCGCTGCACGCGCACGCGGCAGGAAAGGCGGTAGGCCGAAGGCCCTCGATCCAGCCAAGCGCCGATTGGCTGTGAAGTTGTACGACGAGCGACAGCTCACCATCGTCGAGATCTGCCGCATGTTGGGGATTTCCAAACCTACGCTCTACAGTTACCTGGCAGAAGGCCAGACCGCCACTGCCGGGGGCGGTTGA
- a CDS encoding IS481 family transposase, with protein sequence MPAEALVQLRSRLAILPERSGERKVLLEQSAGLFGVSVATVYRALREQQRPKSVHRADRGSPRLLPRPELERYCEVIAAMKLRTLNQKGRHVSTARAIALLEEYGMDTPSGFVQLPKGLLAKSTVNHYLDAWGYDLERLTRQPPAVRFQAEHSNECWHFDLSPSDLKHLHKPPAWVEPGRGNPTLMLFSVVDDRSGVCFQEYRCVYGEDVEAALRFLFGAMSPKEATGVDFGGIPAMLYADNGPIARSRVFQNVLECLGIKLLTHMSAGSDGTRVTARAKGKVERPFRTVKEAHETLYHFHQPQSEAEANLWLQRYLMHYNDRPHRSEPHSRLEDWQRHLPSQGIRQMCSWERFCTFAREPERRKVGADARVTVEGVAYQVEPDLAGETVVLWWGLFDNELYVEKDEQRYGPYLPVDGPIPLHRYRKFKKTRTQERSERIATLATRLGLPRAALEGHAELAYLVEEAPAPQAVRALPFRDLDPYQEFNYPSALMAKRAIAQALGCPLAKLSEEERAFIDAVLGETLSKKEVLERVRRHLAHDPPGEAHAD encoded by the coding sequence ATACCGGCTGAGGCTTTGGTGCAACTGCGGTCGCGCTTGGCCATCCTGCCGGAGCGTTCTGGTGAGCGCAAGGTACTCCTGGAGCAGAGCGCTGGGCTTTTTGGGGTGTCGGTCGCAACTGTCTACCGTGCCCTCAGAGAACAACAACGCCCGAAGAGTGTCCACCGTGCCGATCGCGGCAGTCCCCGCCTGCTGCCGCGTCCGGAATTGGAGCGCTACTGCGAAGTGATCGCTGCGATGAAGCTGCGCACCCTCAATCAAAAGGGGCGGCACGTCTCGACGGCGCGGGCCATCGCGTTGCTCGAAGAGTATGGCATGGACACGCCGAGTGGCTTCGTACAACTGCCTAAAGGGTTGCTCGCCAAAAGCACTGTCAACCACTATCTCGATGCCTGGGGCTATGACCTCGAACGTCTGACGCGCCAACCGCCTGCCGTTCGCTTTCAAGCCGAGCACAGCAACGAGTGCTGGCACTTCGACCTCAGTCCTTCAGATCTGAAGCACCTGCACAAGCCCCCCGCCTGGGTCGAGCCGGGACGGGGCAACCCGACGCTCATGTTGTTCAGCGTGGTCGATGACAGGTCTGGCGTTTGCTTTCAGGAGTACCGCTGTGTGTACGGCGAGGACGTGGAGGCGGCGCTGCGCTTTTTGTTTGGTGCGATGTCGCCCAAAGAGGCGACGGGCGTGGACTTCGGGGGCATCCCCGCGATGCTGTACGCCGACAATGGTCCGATTGCCAGAAGCCGGGTGTTCCAGAACGTGCTGGAATGTCTGGGCATCAAACTGCTCACCCACATGAGCGCCGGTTCCGACGGCACCCGAGTCACAGCCCGAGCCAAGGGCAAAGTCGAGCGGCCATTCCGCACGGTCAAGGAAGCGCACGAGACGCTGTATCACTTCCACCAACCGCAAAGCGAAGCCGAAGCCAACTTGTGGCTACAGCGATACTTGATGCATTACAACGATCGCCCGCACCGCAGCGAACCGCATTCGCGGCTGGAGGATTGGCAGCGGCACCTGCCGAGCCAGGGCATCCGGCAGATGTGCTCATGGGAACGCTTCTGCACTTTTGCACGCGAACCGGAACGACGCAAAGTCGGGGCCGACGCCCGTGTCACGGTCGAGGGGGTGGCCTACCAGGTGGAACCGGACCTGGCAGGCGAGACGGTGGTGCTGTGGTGGGGGCTGTTCGACAACGAACTGTACGTCGAGAAGGACGAGCAGCGGTACGGCCCTTACCTGCCGGTGGATGGACCCATCCCCCTGCACCGCTACCGCAAGTTCAAGAAGACGCGCACCCAGGAGCGCTCCGAGCGCATCGCGACACTCGCCACTCGTCTTGGGCTACCCCGCGCTGCCTTGGAGGGACACGCGGAGTTGGCGTACCTGGTCGAGGAGGCTCCAGCTCCCCAAGCGGTGCGGGCACTTCCCTTCCGCGATCTCGACCCTTACCAGGAATTCAACTACCCGTCTGCGTTGATGGCCAAGCGGGCGATTGCCCAGGCGCTCGGTTGCCCACTGGCCAAGCTGAGCGAGGAGGAGCGGGCTTTCATTGATGCAGTGCTGGGTGAGACGCTGAGCAAAAAGGAAGTGCTCGAACGGGTACGCCGCCATCTTGCCCACGACCCACCCGGAGAAGCACATGCTGACTGA
- a CDS encoding ExeA family protein: protein MLTEVMEHYRLVRDFRKASYFETDRQKQLFKDIRASILSGRMVALTGIVGCGKTVTLRKLQEVLEKEGRIIVSKSLSVEKDRATLATLIAALFFDLSPDKDVKIPGQGEKRERELRDLIKKSKKPVALFVDEAHDLHAKTLTGLKRLIEVVEDGGGVLSPVVAGHPKLKNDLRRPTMEEIGYRAVVFSLDDLIGSPKDYLHWLLEQCLSEGTQASEAIEDEALNLLANRLKTPLQLQQHLSLAFETGFEVGTRPVTAEVVESILSKQIDDLEPRLTRHGYDVRSLAEQFNARPVEIRLLFRGQLDATRARDLQEQMLAAGLPL from the coding sequence ATGCTGACTGAAGTGATGGAGCATTACCGCCTGGTGCGCGATTTTCGCAAAGCCAGTTACTTCGAGACCGACCGCCAGAAGCAATTGTTCAAGGACATCCGCGCATCGATCCTCTCCGGACGGATGGTAGCGCTTACCGGCATCGTCGGTTGCGGCAAGACGGTCACTCTGCGCAAGCTGCAGGAGGTGCTCGAAAAAGAAGGGCGCATCATCGTCTCCAAATCGTTGTCGGTGGAAAAGGACCGGGCGACACTGGCGACCTTGATAGCAGCCCTGTTCTTCGACCTTTCGCCTGACAAGGACGTGAAGATTCCCGGCCAGGGTGAGAAGCGCGAGCGGGAACTGCGCGACCTCATCAAAAAAAGCAAGAAGCCGGTGGCGCTCTTTGTGGACGAGGCCCACGACTTGCACGCCAAGACCCTGACCGGTCTTAAACGACTCATCGAGGTGGTCGAGGACGGCGGCGGAGTGCTCTCGCCCGTGGTGGCCGGTCATCCGAAGCTCAAGAACGACCTCAGGCGACCAACGATGGAGGAGATAGGTTACCGGGCAGTGGTCTTCAGTTTGGACGACTTGATCGGTTCACCAAAGGATTACCTGCACTGGCTGTTGGAGCAGTGCCTGTCCGAGGGTACCCAGGCGAGTGAGGCCATCGAAGATGAGGCATTGAACCTGTTGGCCAACCGGCTGAAGACGCCGCTGCAGCTCCAGCAGCACTTGAGTTTGGCCTTTGAAACGGGTTTCGAGGTGGGCACCAGGCCCGTGACGGCGGAAGTGGTCGAGTCGATCCTCTCCAAGCAGATTGACGACTTGGAGCCGCGACTGACCCGGCACGGGTACGACGTGCGCAGCCTGGCGGAGCAGTTCAATGCCCGACCGGTGGAGATCCGTTTGCTGTTTCGGGGGCAGCTCGATGCCACCCGCGCACGGGATTTGCAGGAGCAGATGCTTGCGGCGGGCCTGCCGCTATGA
- a CDS encoding hemerythrin domain-containing protein: MVPIIADEKRQAIAVRLADIKATQEQIIKIEEQLLTQSNDAEIRKRLSDFIRDDRKNLTVIDNAIIQYGVKGEARPLVYEMGNKLEESIQGDKLSAYDKFSQLELLKHAAAMAGITLHKAAQVVGADIDAAIAPLNTVNFENRSHQEQLKGILEILGTRELTGQDPDQGLWARVQDSLAALTGVFGSVTSRGEGGPDMKVTDYVHMDHQKVSTLFAQIQDTNDPDKQLEFFNQLYGDLSAHAHAEEQTWYADLKRFDDSLSKAEYAYQDQAELEAMLEEVRRNGIGGDFKARIAQLQDKVQSHVNFEEAELFAKLRQHFSDEQLREMGKQFQMAKSRFQDVSQQQAPSTR, encoded by the coding sequence ATGGTACCGATCATTGCCGACGAAAAACGTCAGGCGATCGCTGTCAGGCTCGCCGACATCAAGGCGACCCAGGAGCAGATCATCAAAATCGAGGAACAGTTGCTTACCCAGAGCAACGACGCTGAGATCCGCAAGCGCCTCAGCGACTTTATCCGCGACGATCGCAAGAATCTCACCGTGATCGACAACGCGATTATCCAGTATGGCGTCAAAGGCGAAGCCCGGCCCCTCGTCTATGAGATGGGCAACAAGCTCGAAGAGTCGATTCAAGGCGACAAACTGAGCGCCTACGACAAGTTCAGCCAGCTCGAACTGCTCAAGCACGCAGCAGCGATGGCAGGCATCACGCTGCACAAGGCGGCTCAGGTGGTGGGTGCTGACATCGACGCGGCGATTGCACCGCTCAACACGGTCAACTTCGAGAACCGCTCCCACCAGGAGCAGCTCAAGGGCATCCTCGAAATTCTGGGTACCCGCGAACTCACCGGCCAGGATCCCGACCAGGGACTGTGGGCCCGCGTCCAGGATTCGCTTGCCGCCCTCACCGGCGTCTTTGGTTCGGTGACGAGCCGGGGCGAAGGTGGTCCCGACATGAAGGTGACCGACTACGTCCACATGGATCACCAGAAAGTCAGCACCCTCTTTGCCCAGATCCAGGACACCAACGACCCGGACAAGCAGCTGGAATTTTTTAACCAGCTCTACGGCGATCTGAGCGCCCACGCCCATGCCGAGGAGCAGACCTGGTACGCCGATCTCAAGCGCTTCGACGACAGCTTGAGCAAGGCTGAGTACGCCTACCAGGACCAGGCAGAATTGGAGGCCATGCTTGAGGAAGTGCGCCGCAACGGCATCGGGGGCGATTTTAAGGCACGCATCGCCCAACTGCAGGACAAGGTGCAAAGCCACGTCAACTTCGAAGAAGCGGAGCTATTTGCCAAGCTGCGCCAGCACTTCAGCGACGAGCAATTGCGCGAGATGGGCAAGCAGTTCCAGATGGCCAAGAGCCGATTCCAGGATGTATCCCAGCAGCAGGCACCCAGTACCCGCTAA
- a CDS encoding alkaline phosphatase family protein — translation MQRKDFAFTLAVFAALALGSQPSVQAKPTPALTAVTSSNWAQVTSPVFGTSETGTYAGAELFAGPNKFNDGNYFHGVIPNGRIVKPAGTSLQVGMNPLGAVLTPDGRYLITTNNDERDVGLASLQSPSNKGGYSLSVIDTATLQVISSIFENASTSTPKGFIGLQITGSGPYTVWASGGGDNKIYLYSISTDGQIAAATPASVAIAPTLPSTAGYVSNYVPNPVLNTKDANGNLPPAPSGFSRTTGAQTTFPAGSALSPDGRYLYVACNGDNSLAVIDTTSFAVVKQIAVGYFPYGVSVSKDGSKILVSNWGVTEYKFASPAYDGNGQLTSIGATAQNQPAGYFVPLTDTSGSNPKTSSLSFVSAPGGDGANASLAQSFYLGKPLDDLYQVGDTHPSATAIVRKGKIEVLYVAKANSDSLARILLNTNKVLPDFDLSPIRVKTSDGHKVTGSYPNALVASSDGTRLYVAEAGLNSVAVLDTTRPARPKLLGRIATGWYPTALALSPDDQTLYIVNAKGIGEDINPLTDFTTNPTATGVQSFSDSNFIFGTIQKVSLSGLTLDNTAVLGYNYGIHAPADTSIVPAGGKPSAKITHVIRILQENKTFDSMLGNLSVHFGPYSSLTYNNADGSTFTNGQYTGVSLNTQALAQTFAAAVNYYSDSEESDAGHQFAASGTSTDYTQKTLLVKTGRGLLVNKNFEPEDYPASGYIFNNAARNGVSFKDYGAMIRIEGTDTGTSTPTTLNDPPSGQVGYPQLQADNFTITQPVVNLGDVTSTTSGLGQSYFLNLPILAVLGEKNTSGEAHLDANYPGYNFNISDQRRAKEFIADFDRMVSAGTLPQYLYIYLPNDHTGSVQAPNATAVGSSGLQQIGDGDVALGQVVQHIMNSPVYYNAATGTGSAIFMTFDDAQSSLDHIHQHRTPLLVVSPYARPGYLGKQHYVTASIVKTEELLLGLPPNNLGDLFATDLRDLFQSTYNGITASQIAFNDSVKYQPTAEGERIWKLVDKLDTSAPDRDSRRLGRLTRLSMAADDLHARAAKENRLSEAAYLAAQARLYAQAEAVVAAPKVDDDD, via the coding sequence ATGCAACGCAAAGATTTTGCTTTTACCCTGGCTGTGTTCGCCGCTCTGGCGCTGGGCAGCCAACCGTCGGTCCAGGCAAAGCCCACCCCGGCGCTTACAGCCGTCACCTCTTCAAATTGGGCTCAGGTCACAAGCCCCGTCTTCGGCACCTCCGAGACGGGCACCTACGCGGGGGCAGAGCTATTTGCAGGGCCAAACAAGTTCAACGACGGCAACTACTTTCACGGCGTCATCCCCAATGGCCGGATCGTCAAACCCGCCGGCACCAGCCTCCAGGTGGGCATGAATCCGCTTGGGGCAGTGCTCACCCCGGACGGCAGGTACTTGATCACCACCAACAACGACGAGCGCGACGTCGGCCTCGCCTCGCTCCAGAGCCCGAGCAACAAGGGCGGCTACTCGCTTTCGGTAATCGACACAGCGACGCTGCAGGTGATCTCAAGCATCTTCGAGAACGCTTCGACCAGCACGCCCAAGGGCTTTATCGGCCTGCAGATTACCGGCAGCGGCCCCTACACCGTCTGGGCCTCCGGCGGCGGCGACAACAAGATTTATCTTTATAGCATCAGTACCGACGGTCAGATTGCGGCGGCTACCCCCGCCAGCGTTGCGATCGCACCGACTTTGCCCAGCACGGCGGGCTACGTGAGCAACTACGTCCCCAACCCCGTGCTCAACACCAAGGACGCCAACGGCAACCTGCCACCGGCTCCCTCGGGCTTCAGCCGCACCACCGGGGCCCAGACCACCTTCCCGGCTGGTTCTGCCCTCTCGCCGGACGGGCGCTATCTTTATGTCGCCTGCAACGGCGACAACAGCCTCGCGGTAATCGACACGACCAGCTTCGCCGTCGTCAAACAGATTGCTGTGGGCTACTTTCCGTACGGTGTCTCGGTGAGCAAGGACGGCAGCAAGATCCTGGTGAGCAACTGGGGCGTTACCGAGTACAAGTTTGCCAGTCCTGCCTACGACGGCAACGGCCAGCTTACAAGCATCGGCGCGACCGCTCAGAACCAGCCCGCCGGCTACTTTGTGCCGCTCACCGACACATCGGGGAGCAATCCGAAGACCTCCTCGCTCTCCTTTGTTTCGGCTCCAGGGGGAGACGGTGCGAACGCCAGCCTGGCGCAGTCGTTTTACCTGGGCAAGCCCCTCGACGATCTCTATCAGGTAGGCGACACCCATCCCTCGGCGACGGCGATCGTCCGCAAGGGCAAGATCGAGGTACTCTACGTCGCCAAGGCCAACAGCGACAGCCTGGCCCGCATTCTGCTCAATACCAACAAGGTGCTGCCCGACTTTGACCTCTCGCCCATCAGGGTAAAAACCTCGGACGGCCATAAAGTCACAGGCTCCTATCCGAACGCCCTGGTCGCCTCCAGCGACGGCACGCGGCTCTACGTGGCCGAGGCCGGGCTCAACTCGGTCGCTGTCCTCGACACGACCCGCCCCGCCCGGCCAAAGCTGCTGGGGCGGATTGCGACGGGCTGGTACCCGACCGCCCTCGCCCTCAGCCCGGACGACCAGACGCTCTACATCGTCAATGCCAAGGGCATCGGCGAGGACATCAATCCGCTCACCGACTTTACGACCAACCCGACGGCCACCGGGGTTCAATCTTTTAGCGACAGCAACTTTATCTTTGGCACGATCCAGAAAGTCAGCCTCAGTGGCCTGACCCTCGATAACACGGCGGTGCTGGGCTACAACTACGGCATCCACGCGCCCGCCGATACGAGCATCGTGCCGGCAGGGGGCAAGCCTTCTGCCAAAATCACCCACGTCATCCGCATTCTGCAAGAAAACAAGACCTTCGACTCGATGCTCGGCAACCTGAGCGTCCACTTTGGTCCCTATTCGAGCCTCACCTACAACAACGCCGACGGTTCGACCTTCACCAACGGCCAGTACACCGGGGTGAGCCTCAACACCCAGGCGCTCGCCCAGACTTTTGCCGCCGCCGTCAACTACTACTCCGACTCCGAAGAGTCCGACGCCGGTCACCAGTTCGCTGCCTCCGGCACTTCGACCGACTACACCCAAAAGACGCTGCTGGTCAAGACGGGCCGTGGCCTGCTGGTCAACAAAAACTTCGAGCCGGAGGACTATCCGGCGAGCGGCTACATCTTCAACAACGCCGCCCGCAACGGTGTGAGCTTCAAAGATTACGGAGCGATGATCCGCATCGAGGGCACCGACACCGGCACCAGCACGCCCACCACCCTCAACGACCCGCCCAGCGGCCAGGTGGGCTACCCGCAACTGCAGGCGGACAACTTCACGATCACCCAGCCTGTCGTCAACCTGGGCGATGTCACCTCGACCACCAGCGGCCTGGGGCAGTCTTACTTTCTCAACCTGCCCATCCTCGCGGTGCTGGGAGAGAAGAATACGAGCGGCGAAGCGCACCTGGACGCGAACTACCCCGGCTACAACTTCAACATCTCCGACCAGCGCCGGGCCAAAGAGTTCATCGCCGACTTCGACCGGATGGTGAGCGCCGGTACCCTGCCCCAGTACCTCTATATCTACCTGCCCAACGACCACACCGGCAGTGTCCAGGCACCGAACGCCACCGCTGTCGGCAGCTCCGGCCTGCAGCAGATTGGCGACGGCGATGTGGCCCTCGGCCAGGTCGTCCAGCACATCATGAATAGCCCCGTCTACTACAACGCCGCCACCGGCACCGGTAGCGCTATTTTTATGACCTTCGACGACGCCCAATCGTCCCTCGATCACATCCACCAGCACCGCACGCCCCTGCTGGTGGTAAGCCCCTACGCCAGACCCGGCTACCTGGGCAAGCAGCACTACGTCACCGCCTCGATCGTCAAGACCGAGGAGTTGCTTCTGGGGCTGCCGCCCAACAACCTGGGCGACCTGTTCGCCACCGACCTGCGCGATCTGTTCCAGTCCACCTACAACGGCATTACCGCGAGCCAGATCGCCTTTAACGACAGTGTCAAATACCAGCCGACCGCCGAGGGCGAGCGGATCTGGAAGCTGGTCGATAAGCTCGATACCAGCGCTCCTGACCGCGACAGCCGCAGGCTCGGTCGCCTCACCCGCCTGTCGATGGCAGCGGACGACCTGCACGCCAGAGCCGCAAAAGAAAACCGCCTCAGCGAAGCGGCTTACCTCGCTGCCCAGGCGCGGCTCTACGCCCAGGCAGAGGCGGTCGTTGCCGCGCCAAAAGTAGACGACGACGATTAA